Genomic DNA from Magnolia sinica isolate HGM2019 chromosome 4, MsV1, whole genome shotgun sequence:
TAAAGTCCTGatacttcatgttttatttatttatttttcctttttatctttcaATGTTTAATCTAATGTATTTTATACTCGGACCGTTAGATTGTGGTAGAACTTGACACCCTACCTCAGCTTATCATGATCTATCCAATGAGCACAATCTTGATCTACGATCCTCAATGGTGATCAGAAATAACCTTTAATGGTTTCCTCTTCTCTATGGTCCCATGTGACGTGCATAGGTATCTCATATTAAAACTAACCGTTGGATTAAAATTTCACCCTATGAGCAATGAAATTGATGGTTTGCTTCGATATTTAGATGATATAGTTGGAGGAGATAAATGTTATGTACAGTTAGATGATTGGATGCATGTAAAATAGTCAGACAGTTAGAAACCTAATTATATTAATGGGTTAATGAACAATCATTTTTACAATTGAATAAATATAAAGTGGGTTGAGATGGATTCGTTTGATAATTCATCGAATGAAATGTTTAGAATATTGATTAAGTAACTAAACATATGATTATAGGAATGGATAGACAAGCGGTTAGTCACATATGTTGATCACATGAAGGTGCATGATTGAGTGAGTTTAAGGTATGCTTAACTGTTAGAATTGTGTGATTTTATTAGTAAACAATCAATTTTGCATGTATTATAGGCAAAGGTGTACATATacataaatatatttatttatatatacacaGAGTCATATATTCATTAATTATAAAAATCAATGGCTAAAAGTAAGCAGATATACCACACATATCAATAATCATCTTGTAAAAATTTGTTGATGCACATACATAtgaatgcatggatgaatggacaGATTTATCCATGTATGATTGGATGAATGCAGTGTGCACGCATGCACGTGTATGCACGCACACCAAAATCTTAGGTCATTACATTCTACTACCCTTACaagaatttcatccccgaaattcaaGCGCTCCTACCAAAAGGACTGATGGGGATACTCTTTATAATCAACCGTGTGTCTAGATGTTCACTACATTCCATGTGTAGTAGTTTTGTGTGAGTACAAATGTGTGTAAAATACTACAAAATTTTGGGTTATTACAttgggtcagttgggtcgggTGGCCGGGTTAGGTCGAGCGTGGGTGCTGGATTAGGTCGGGTTGGGTGCTGGGTCAAGCTAGATTGGGTCGAGTTGAGTGTTGGTTGGGTTGGGGTTAAGTGCTGGAAAATGGATTAGGTCAGGTTGGGTGCTGGGTCGAGCTGGGTTTGGGCTAGGGTTGGGTTGGGTGttggctcaactcaactcgagatAAGCTCACCttgactcgatccactagctcaccATCCACTAACTTGCCTCAAATTAatatttggcaaacaagccaagctccaatggtaagcctTGCTCGAGGAGAGgacggacgagtcaagccaagatTGGTCCACCTTGActtgacttggctcggctcgatgtacagatggacagcatggataaataaatacacaAAAGTAAACCCAACGGTTAGGGCTGCATTGTCTTGAGTGAGGGTTGGCTAATATAGTCCGGTCGTAGAGAGGGGACCAGATTGGGAAGATAAAGCATTGGCATGTTTTTACATTCTAtgagccccactatgaagtatgtgttagatccatatTGTCGATTCATgttgccatattattttaggacatgagacgaaaatatgaggtagatccaaagctcaagtggaacacaccacaggaaataatgggaatGGGGGTGCCACCGTAGGTTTGTATGCGGCgggaccaccatggtgtgtatctttcatcaaacccgttaatcaggtgtaaatcaccgggatgaagtgaaattaacctgatgaacagattggatggcaaataaacgttacagtgggcccttggAAGATCTCAATGGCAGTCTTTCAATCCTCACTACTTGcagcagtatggtccacttgagcgttacaTATGCCTTGTTTTTGAGTTAATGCCTTAAAGTAATctggaaatggatggatggtgtggttttAACACATATAGCTTGTTGGggtctgacgcagggatgaacgtgatgaggataactaccccgaatccacggagcttctctggactcctcacagagacttctcgaatccacgaggaaaagaaagcagaaaatagaaacaaattctaataaattcgaaattgattaattcataaataaaaacgagttcacaaccctttaaatagggctaccaagcaatgggaaagaaattagaagcaaactacaactcaaactcttagaatccgcgacttactataaatagtaaacttactatttatagacggtcgtgatgtctactagtgcgcaaggttttcggccaaaaatagtaagtgtcctatttggcttcaccaaaccgttctcctaattattctaagctcttttcacgttgggcgcaactcctaaagcccgacggatgaagaattataatcaaactaaaacttactatttatagtaaaaacgaaattaaaacggggaaacgaccatcgatccaggggtttttcgcaattccgggctgcgcaacccggcatagcggggttggttggcttcagtagctcgttctaccccaaaatcatatattttacgtcagataactcattccggattgcaagatacgcccaatttaaggtTCGATAGTCTGgattacttctgtcgtcgaccgggccttttctgatccatcttgtccatgtaattgtctgcgacccgctctacatcagggtCCAAAGAAGATCCACCGTAAAAAAGAAGTAGATATAATttctctttttctattttcttaatAGTTTCTCGATTCACGTCACCTGATGTCATTGACTTGGACCATGAGAAGCTACCGCACAGGAAAACCTCCACAAACGATCCGCACTCACTGAATAAATGCATGGTTTTGAAAAATCTGCAAGAGCATCCTAACTCGGCCACTTATTTCTAGCATCATAGCTAACTTTCTAAGTGGACCACCTTTTATCTTTTGGAAGCAGCATCCACAGGCTGAGGAACTCGGATATGGACCACATGCATTACCGCCTTTTGGAAGTTGCATCCACACATGAGGGACTCGGATTGCGTATTATATAGCACAGCAAGGACGTCATATTGTGCTGACGTGGcgaagttctgtgagccccaccttgatttatgtgttatatctctaccatccaacccttttgccacatcattttagggcatgagcccaaaaatgaggcagatccaaagctcaagtggaccacaccacataaaacagtagggacaatgatgcccacagTGGAAACGTTACTCGGGCCCAGCAtgttatttatttgacatccaactggtTCATAAAGTCAGACGGACTTATTATTAGGGCTATTGTACTTAAATAACCTTACATAGTGCGTTTGCTCGAATACAGACATGGTATATCATAATATGATATGCGATGGGACTTTAGTCATTGGTTTAGGTGCTGATTTCAATTGAGAaactataaagaaaataaaaatgaaagtacatatatattattaataaagaaatatatgtatttGCTTTTTCATACACCGGTTTTCTCATTCCCTAGTGGGATTGTAACTTCACAACACATTAATGAAGTTTTTGACTCACGGATATATTTTGTAGACACAATCATAAtacatgtattaaatccacattATCCATTAATTTTTTCAAATTAACCTAAGGGCATTATCATAAAAACAAGCGGATCCAAAGCTCTGGTGAACATACGGTAGGCAACAATGGAGATCGAATGAATACTattaaaactttcctagggctcaccaagatgtttatttgttattcaACCTGTtcaggtcacacaaacctggacgaatggaaatcacaaatatcaacttgatccaaatcttcaatgacctcaagaagttttcaaagtaAACATccgattcccattgtttcctatgatgtggttcactttgagcttttgatctttctcattttttatttcatgtcctaaaatgatttcaaaaattgattatacagtgtggatctaatacatacattatgatggggctcaTAAAAATTTCACTACACTAAAACACGTCCATGCTTTCATCCACTGGAATCTTAGACAAGGACTGCTCACAAAAGCATTCAGTATAGAGTTAGGCAGGGCATGATGATGTTTACTATAAATCCACCTAGTTATTAGGTAAATCATGTTAGAacatgacccaaaaatgaagcaaatccaaaacttaagtggccaTGTGACAAGAATTGGCTAAGGAATTGCCTACAGTAGAAACCTCTTTGGGTTCATCATAATGTTAATATATCATCCATATCATCCATAAGTTCATTCTTACTGGAATAAACTGaaaatactagcttgatccaaaaccccaTGAATGTCTTAATGGCAGACATTTAATCCTCAATATTTCTTATCCTACAACCCACtcgaattttggatctgcctcattttttggccttaTCTTAGCATGATTTAGAAAAACTattggacggggtgaatttctctaaaacatcatggtgggctctcccaaacattatggtgagccctacctaGCTTCTCGGGAAGTTTGATGCCCACATAAAGAATGTTTTGATGGGGTAGAACTTATGTGAGCCCCATCGTGAAGTATTTGTTAGGTCAACACCATCAATTGAATTTTTGAAACAATTTTAAGGAAAAAGACAAAAATCAAGactgattcaaagctcaagtggaccacaccactggaaacagtaggAATTAAATGGCTATTGTTGAAATTTTCTTATAGTCAAAGAAggcttagatcaagctgatatttgtctttttcccTCCATCGAGGTCTATGTaacctgatgaacaggttggacgacaaataaCCTCTTGTGGGCTATGGAATCTTTCAACGATTGTCCTTCAATCCCGCTACTTCCTGCAGtgttccacttaagctttggatttacctcatattTTAACTAATGCCCTGGACTGATATGGAAAAatcgatggacagtgtggatctaacacatacgtcatagaaGGGTCCACAAAAAAATCAATACATCAAAAGCTAATGGAGAGTcgtattttattttcttcataTTTTCGCTACTTACGTTAGTTGATGCCGCCATCGGCGCTTACTTGGACCAGTGATAAGCTACGGCACGGGAAaccctgtgccttcaacacagacgatcgtCTCTTAGAATGAGCATGTGGGGATATAGTGCAATGAAATCTTTGTTTTGTTGACTTTCAGCGAACGCATGTGGGGATATAATACGGTGATGGACCAGAAAATAGTGGCGGAGAAAAAGCATGTAAAGcaattggacgcggatttccttcgGAATgccgaagttcctgcgctgggaactaggtggggccactgtgatgtttgtgagaaatccaatccgtccattagcttTAAAAGCTTAATTTTGGATATATAGATAAAACTGATCtgaatccaacactcaaatgggccacacgagaagaAACGGTGAGGATTGTCCATTAATGGGCTACAATTATTCCGTATCCCAGCCTTCCATCTGCTTTTtcaagtcattttagggcatgggcctaaaaacgaAGCAAATTCAATTATCAGATGGAAAATACTATAGGTAACAATGGTGATTGTCCATTAATGGGCTACAAttattttggattaagttgatttttattttttttcttcatcctgatttatgtgaacttatcaacagggaaaatggcaaataaacactacgcaAAGACTATAGTGggtcctaagaaaattttaacggtgactACAGTTTCTGATAGAAGGGTTCATTGAGACATAAATCTTGTTCATATTttagctcatgctttaaaataattagACGAAACAGATGTACAACATAGACataagaataaatacatcaaggttggccccatgtTAAGGGTTACACCATTTTGGGTGAGGCCTGACCCGTACTTAATCCACATGACCAGGATTGGATGCTACGGACTAAGGCCTAGCTAAAGACATATGATCCTTGCAAAGGCTCTACAATGATATATGAATTTTATAcaagccgtccatttattttgaagaatcACTGTTGAGCATCAGCCAAAAACGAAAATAAATGAAAggcacaggaaatagtgatgattgaattcCTATAAGTAAAAACTTGTTAGGAGTCATGGAAGCTTtatatcaagttaatatttatttttttcccataaGTAATAACCTTCCAGGAGTCATGGAAGCTTtatatcaagttaatatttatttttttccctccatGTAGATCCATGTGACcccatgaataggttagatggtaattAATAACTATCttagtaggccttaggaagttttcaatggtaagggtCATGGTAACGACCACTTGAACCTTCCATCTACCTCCTTTTAaggcttatatcttaaaatgatctttcaaaatatatgAATGACTCAAATAAACCATATATATCGCTATGGGTCCCACAGCCTGAACGGACTACCACTCTACCAGTctttagctaggtcctggtgaggGTCTGCTCCCCTGTCCAGATCGATGGAAGCATAATGGTACATTCCATTGACTTAGGTGGTGTGTTAACGTTACCAAGTTCTAcatctatttattttttgagatcattttagggcatgaaacaagACTGGTTAAAGCTCGACCAGTAGACCACGCCATAAAAAGCAGCGGGATTAAATGCCTGCCCTTTAAAACTTCTGGAGGGAGCATAAAAGTTCTGGATGAAGTTGATGTTTTGTGTTTTACCTTCCTCCATGcctgaacagattggatggcaaataaacatcatagtggccgcctgaaggtttcaacgatgggccaCATTGTCCCCGCTtcttttgtggtatggtccacttgatctatggatcagcttcatttttggacctatgctctaaaatgatcaaaaAATGGACGGAGAGTgtaggtataacacatacatcatgaagggtcccacaaaacttggtgacatcaacaaaCAATTATTGTCAGTGGTGtgcggcacaccacgcaatccgcttgtCTTGCCGCCCATTCGACATCCGCTTTAAGATATCTATTTTATCTCTCTCCACTCGGAAGtagattggctgatgtacctcacaccagctgtatagttgCTGTatcgatgtcagcaagttctaccGGTctaattatgaggtatgtgtaatatccaaatcgtccatcaacttagcgagcttgtcttaaggcttgagatgaaaaataagatagatctaacaatcaagtggactacactgcaaaaagcacTGGGgtattgaacgtataccattgaaaccctttttgaagtcacagaagttttggatcaatatgaaatttatttttcctcttaattcaggtctttgtgaccttatgaacggatcgaaTGGAAAATAGACGTTATTGTGTGCCCtgcaaattgtttaatggtgaaaatcattatctccgttgctatttttagtgtggtccagatgatctttggatatgattcattttttggataatgttccaaaatgatctctaaaaatagatgaacggtgtagatataataaatacatcactacggAGCTCATgtacctttgatctcctttgaaccgttcgtacaacttggagctcaaggagcgtcaatgctcgtcttcgcacgacacgtacctacaacagctatataaatCCGCTTCCACTCCACTCACATTACGCACGGAAACGGATgggaatagattggctactccccctgacaccagccattggctggtggtcggtgctctgtggggcccaccatgatgtatgtgtgtcatccatgatgtccatctatttttatatatcattttattatatgagaaaaaaaatgaagtatatctcaatctcaagtagaccacattacaggaaacaaggaaacagtgttgaatgaattttgacgattaaaaacattttgggagctataaaagttttagatcaagctggtatttattgtttcccttcatctgggtctttatgaccaaatcaatagattggatttcaaataaaccgtatagtgggccttaggaggattttaatggtgaatatccatttattatttttctctgtggtgtggcccacctaagatttatatccctatcattttttgtatcaagccctaaaatgatatgtaaaaatggattaatggaatggatgaaacacatacaccatagtggggcccacaaagcaccgaccaccagccacggagctagtggcaggggagtagccaatccgtctccgaaCGGATGGGCTATTCCCCCTgcgactagccaatggctggtggtcggtgctctgtcggccccacaatgatgtatgtgtttcatccatactgtccatctatttttatagattattttacaaTACGAAAGAAAATATGAGGTATataaaatctaaagtggaccacattacaggaaatagtattTAATacacgttgaccattaaaaacgttttggggccataaaaattttggatcaatctgatatttatcgtttcccttcatcttgttctttatgacctaatcaaaagattggatgtcaaataaacagtacaggggGCCgtaggtggattttaatggtggatacccactcattattgttttcctgtggtgtggtttacctaAGACTTATATTCCTATCAATTTTTatatcaagtcataaaatgatctgtaaaaatggatgaccggaatggatgaaacacatacatcatggtggggcccacagagcacgaccATCAGcaacggggctggtgtcagggggagtagccaatccgtctccattTCGCACACCCCCTTCTCTCCGTGACATAACGCACAGCTCTTCCACTCTCCACTGACATGAGTCACATGACGCACATTTCTCTCACACCTATGcctgcacatgcacatgcatgtaTGTCCTTGTGCACGTGCACATGCATGTGAATGAAAGACACATGCTTATGCATAAGCAGATAGGTTTGAGTAAGAGGTGCTTATGTGCCAGTAATAATGCTGGTCCATAAGAGATTAAATCTACTTAATTTCCATGAAAATGCAGCTGTATGATAAAGGCAGCCCATCAATCGACTTGGATCTTACACATGTATGCCATATCTCAATGTCTGAGTAGCAGGTGATCAAAGATGATCATAAAATAGCAATCATCCAGTTGAAAATACAAACATTAGTATACAAATTGGGTCATAAAAACTGTCGATCCAACCGTTGGATAACATGTAATTAATCTATTTTAATAGCTATGCTCCATCTAGATCACACCCCACTacttggacagcttggattttgTAACATATGTGACACGTGTATCATGACCGAGTGCATGTGCATGATTCTGAAATCCTTGTAACGTATCACATGGTTGATATTGCACCCGCACATGTTCACACACACATCTCTCACATAGTTGATATTGCACCCGCGCACATGTTCACACACACCTCTCACATAGTTGATATTGCACCCGCACATGTTCACACACACCTCTCACATAGTTGATATTGCACCCGCGCATgtccacacctctctctctctctctctctctctctctctctctctctctctctctcataggtgTATATGCGTATGGACACACTCGTTCATGTGTAGGAGCGGTCATGCATGCACAAATGCCAAGTAAGAAACCTCCTCTCGACGTTTCTCTCTATATAAGAGAGGACTCGGTCACCTTCCCTCTCAACAAAGCAACACAAGTGCTAAGACCCCAACCATGTcgtcatctctctcatttcttgcCACCATTGCCTCTCCCTTCCACCACGACCATTCCCGTTACCCTCGAAAAGCTACTCCGGCATCCACTCACTTTTCTCCATTAGCCTCTGGCAATGCTAGTGCATATGATAATGGCGGTGATAAAGAATCCATTCTGAGGTTGGACAGAAGAAATGTTCTCATTAGCACATTGGGAGGTCTGTATGGTGCTGCCACCCTCGGCCATGAGAATACGGCCGTCGCTTCTCCAGTGCAACCACCTGACATATCCAAGTGCCACACCGCCCACGCTGGACAAGGCGCGGAGAATGTCCAGTGCTGCCCGCCTTACACGGATCCCAGCAAGATCGTCGATTTCAAGTTCCCGCCCCCTTCCATGCCGCTGCGCACTCGGAAACCCGCACACTTGTTGGATGCTGATGACCTGGCCAAGTACAAGGAAGCCTATAGCCGCATGAAAGCACTCGACCCATCCGATCCTTGGAGCTTCGAGCAGCAGGCCAAGGTGCACTGCCAGTACTGCAATGGTGCGTACGATCAGGTGGGGTTCAATGTCCCAGTACAAGTCCACTTCAGCTGGATATTCCTACCGTGGCACCGCTTCTACCTTCACTTCCATGAGAGGATCCTCGGGAAGCTGATTGGTGACGAGACATTCGCCCTCCCGTTCTGGAACTGGGACTCGCCGGACGGAATGACGATGCCGAGCATTTTTGTCAATGACAAGACGTCGTCGCTCTACAACAAGAGGCGTGACCCGGATAACCTACCACCGACAGTGCTGGACTACCAATACAGCCTCAAAAGCTCAGGGAACCCGTATACCGACGAGGAGCTGAAGATGAAGAACCTGTATGAGATGAACAAGACATTTAAGGAGTCTCTGCCGCTGCCAGAGCTGTTCTTGGGAGATCCGGTCAAGGCCGGCGAGGAGCCCTCGGCAGGAAAGACAATGGGGCGGTTAGAATCAATACATAACGCAATGCACCAGTTTGTGGGGACACCCGAGGCACCTTTCCGGGACATGGGCAACTTCTACTCGGCGGGTTACGACCCGCTTTTCTACAGCCACCATTCGAACGTGGACCGGATGTGGCACATCTACAGGCAGATGCGAGGAAACAAGGTCGACTTGAACGATAAAGACTGGCTCAACGCATCCTTCCTCTTCTACGACGACAACAGACAGTTGGTGAGAGTCAAGGTACGAATGCCCAAATCCTTCCTCTCTCCCGCGCATTCTATGTTTGAAAACCGggtaaaaaagaaataaacaaaaacaaaaagaagaataaaCAGATACAAATACAAAACCGCCACCTATTCTAAATACCCAAATTGGATCACGACTCGTAGAAGACTTGAAGACTTGATTGACTCGGTTGGGCTCAAGTCGACAGAACTTGAAGTAAACTCGGCAAAATTCTACATTAGACTCGTGCAAATCGACACTCCACTAGACGAACAACTAAGTTCGGTGtgggccaatttttttttttttttttttttttttggtgaatgtTACATCTGCTCATGACtagggtggggtggcccacgagATGGGATCAGTGAGATGTAAAATGAtcatggggtggggcccactgtaagaCCTGTGAGATGCAGGGTAGTTCACAGGAAGGTCTTCACACTGGGTTTGGGTGGCCCACATGGTGGGGTCTGTGAGATGGATAATGGCCACGGGTGGGTCCCATTAAGatgtggggtagcccatgggaagATCTTGCTCCGTTTGcctgaaaatgaggcaaatcttaGATAAAAAAAATATTCTCATGCTTCCCCAACAACTCTAGAGCACTGGCCGATACTCTCCGCAACAAATGATATCAAATGGGAAAATTAGCGTTTGAGCTTCCCTATCGATGTGGGTGGATAATGCAGGTGTATCTCCATGATATGATAGGTGGACAGTGTGTCACATGCATCCCACCATATTTAGGCAAGTTGAATTATCTAAATTTAGGATtacaagctcaaaaatgaggcagaaccaaagttaaaatggaccacacagcgGGGATTAAACacgtaccgttgaaaacttcttggggacagaggtttggataaagctgatgcttgggttttcc
This window encodes:
- the LOC131241992 gene encoding polyphenol oxidase, chloroplastic-like gives rise to the protein MSSSLSFLATIASPFHHDHSRYPRKATPASTHFSPLASGNASAYDNGGDKESILRLDRRNVLISTLGGLYGAATLGHENTAVASPVQPPDISKCHTAHAGQGAENVQCCPPYTDPSKIVDFKFPPPSMPLRTRKPAHLLDADDLAKYKEAYSRMKALDPSDPWSFEQQAKVHCQYCNGAYDQVGFNVPVQVHFSWIFLPWHRFYLHFHERILGKLIGDETFALPFWNWDSPDGMTMPSIFVNDKTSSLYNKRRDPDNLPPTVLDYQYSLKSSGNPYTDEELKMKNLYEMNKTFKESLPLPELFLGDPVKAGEEPSAGKTMGRLESIHNAMHQFVGTPEAPFRDMGNFYSAGYDPLFYSHHSNVDRMWHIYRQMRGNKVDLNDKDWLNASFLFYDDNRQLVRVKVEDSLNPQKLRYTYEDVELPWADRNIKKKVVKPPSGAKPRSRIALVQVSEFGPDPRPLDSTIRALVQRPKKSRTKSEKDDEVEVLFIDGIEIPHNGPVAFEVYVAAPYGGDFVGPDLGESAGSFLKLPHFHIRSSEDAQTKKFSLKLGISNLLEDIDAEGSEKVVVSLVPKVGEVAIGGIHIDLIKTDWTA